From Mycolicibacterium nivoides, a single genomic window includes:
- a CDS encoding cytochrome P450, producing MEQLFDDLEDFGSFDDAVSGDVRDPYPELARLRREEPIQRIDMSAMPGEQGKPVFIVYRYEDAQQMLRDNLTFSSSGVIAAFGPVLGDRVMLGMDEPVHGRLRSLVSKAFSQKALARWEDELVGRVANELIDKFAADGKVDLVKAFTFDYPSRIIAGLLGLPEEDYPQFQRWSISLLSWIMNPERGLAASAALCEYFAPILQARRAEPKEDMISLLAEAEIDGEKLTDEEIFSFLRLLLPAGVETTYRSLGNLLFGLLSDTTQLDAVRADRSLLPQAIEEAVRWNPPLLTITRTTTCDTELGGVHIPEGCSVMPMLGSANRQDDRWADPDAFDIFRASKGNLGWGHGVHVCLGMHLARLEMRTAINLLLDRLPNLRLDPDGDDPHIRGQVFRSPTSLPVLFDVAGAR from the coding sequence GTGGAACAGCTTTTTGACGACCTCGAGGACTTCGGCTCGTTCGACGACGCCGTCTCGGGTGACGTTCGGGACCCGTACCCGGAGCTTGCCAGGCTTCGGCGCGAGGAACCGATCCAGCGGATCGACATGTCCGCGATGCCAGGGGAGCAGGGCAAGCCCGTCTTCATCGTGTACCGCTACGAGGACGCACAGCAGATGCTGCGCGACAATCTGACATTCTCGTCATCCGGTGTCATCGCGGCATTCGGCCCGGTGCTCGGCGATCGAGTGATGCTGGGCATGGACGAACCGGTGCACGGCCGCCTGCGATCGCTGGTGTCGAAGGCGTTCTCGCAAAAGGCTCTGGCGCGTTGGGAAGACGAGCTGGTCGGTCGGGTCGCCAACGAGCTCATCGACAAGTTCGCCGCCGACGGCAAGGTCGACCTGGTGAAGGCGTTCACATTCGACTATCCGAGCCGCATCATCGCGGGTTTGTTGGGATTGCCGGAGGAGGACTATCCGCAATTCCAGCGCTGGTCCATCTCGCTGCTGAGCTGGATCATGAACCCGGAGCGCGGGCTGGCGGCGTCGGCCGCGCTGTGCGAGTACTTCGCACCGATCCTGCAGGCCCGGCGCGCCGAGCCGAAGGAAGACATGATCAGCCTTCTCGCCGAGGCGGAGATCGACGGCGAGAAGCTCACCGACGAGGAGATCTTCTCGTTCCTGCGACTGCTGCTGCCCGCCGGGGTGGAGACCACCTATCGGTCGCTGGGCAACCTGCTGTTCGGGTTGCTCTCGGACACAACGCAGCTGGACGCGGTCCGGGCCGACCGGTCGTTGCTGCCGCAGGCCATCGAGGAAGCGGTGCGCTGGAACCCGCCGCTGCTGACCATCACGCGCACCACGACGTGTGACACCGAGCTCGGCGGCGTTCACATTCCGGAAGGCTGTTCGGTGATGCCGATGCTCGGTTCGGCGAACCGGCAGGACGACCGGTGGGCCGATCCGGACGCGTTCGACATCTTCCGTGCGTCCAAGGGCAATCTCGGCTGGGGCCACGGGGTGCACGTGTGTCTGGGCATGCACCTCGCTCGGCTCGAAATGCGCACTGCCATCAACCTTCTGCTGGACCGACTGCCCAACCTGCGGCTGGACCCGGACGGAGACGACCCGCACATCCGTGGACAGGTCTTCCGGTCGCCGACCTCGCTGCCGGTTCTCTTCGATGTGGCCGGCGCCCGATGA
- a CDS encoding aldehyde dehydrogenase family protein, whose translation MAERSKVTFESRMLIDGKLVDGEVGTFTNVNPANEEILGEVSDASKADMNRAIDAARRSFDETAWSSDHHFRKRCLEQLHEAIEGELEELREELISEVGAPRAVTHGPQLDAPLADGLKYPARLIETFPWETDLGDTVVSVTGVNTTRKVWHEPVGVVGAIVPWNFPFEVAINKLGQALATGNTVILKPAPDTPFNATRLGRLIAENTDIPAGVVNVVTASDHLVGEELTLSPKVDMISFTGSTAVGKRIMEKGAATMKRLFLELGGKSATIVLEDADFNTACLIGIGPLLHAGQGCAAPTRMLLPRSRYDEGVAILKAIYENIAPGDPQDPGTLCGPVISAKQQSRILGYVREGVDEGATMLVGSTEPPKQFDRGFWVSPTLFTDVDNSMTIAQEEIFGPVLVVIPYEDEEDAVRIANDSPYGLAGNVMSSSLERSLAVARRLRAGFIGLNGTAGYGADTPFGGYKNSGVGRQNGMAGFEQYTEIKSVAYPAI comes from the coding sequence ATGGCTGAGCGCTCGAAAGTGACTTTCGAATCGAGAATGCTGATCGACGGCAAGCTCGTCGACGGCGAGGTAGGCACGTTCACCAACGTCAACCCGGCAAATGAAGAGATCCTCGGAGAGGTCTCGGATGCCTCGAAGGCGGACATGAACCGGGCCATCGACGCCGCCCGCCGGTCATTCGACGAGACCGCCTGGTCGAGCGACCACCACTTCCGCAAGCGGTGCCTCGAACAGCTGCATGAAGCGATCGAGGGCGAGTTGGAGGAATTGCGCGAGGAACTCATCTCCGAGGTGGGTGCTCCGCGAGCTGTGACACACGGACCACAACTCGATGCCCCGCTCGCCGACGGCCTCAAGTATCCGGCCCGGCTCATCGAAACCTTCCCGTGGGAAACCGATCTCGGTGACACCGTGGTGTCGGTCACCGGCGTGAACACCACGCGCAAGGTGTGGCATGAACCGGTCGGGGTTGTCGGTGCGATCGTGCCGTGGAACTTTCCGTTCGAGGTCGCCATCAACAAGCTGGGCCAGGCGCTGGCAACCGGCAACACGGTGATCCTCAAGCCGGCGCCGGACACTCCCTTCAACGCCACGCGGCTCGGCCGGCTCATCGCCGAGAACACCGATATCCCCGCAGGTGTGGTGAATGTCGTGACGGCATCCGACCACCTCGTCGGCGAAGAACTGACCCTGTCGCCCAAGGTCGACATGATCTCGTTCACCGGCTCTACGGCCGTGGGCAAGCGGATCATGGAAAAAGGTGCCGCGACGATGAAGCGGCTCTTCCTCGAACTCGGCGGCAAATCGGCGACGATCGTCCTGGAAGACGCGGATTTCAACACCGCCTGCCTGATCGGTATCGGCCCGTTGCTGCACGCCGGGCAGGGCTGCGCGGCTCCTACCAGAATGCTGTTGCCGCGTTCCCGCTACGACGAGGGCGTTGCGATTCTGAAGGCCATCTACGAGAACATCGCGCCCGGCGACCCCCAGGACCCCGGAACCCTCTGCGGCCCGGTCATCTCGGCCAAGCAGCAGTCCCGCATCCTCGGCTACGTCAGAGAAGGCGTCGACGAAGGTGCCACGATGCTCGTCGGCAGCACCGAGCCGCCCAAGCAGTTCGACAGGGGATTCTGGGTCAGTCCAACACTTTTCACCGACGTGGACAACTCGATGACCATCGCCCAGGAGGAGATCTTCGGTCCCGTCCTCGTAGTGATTCCCTACGAGGACGAAGAAGACGCCGTCCGGATCGCCAACGACAGCCCGTACGGACTCGCCGGCAACGTGATGTCGAGCTCGCTGGAGCGGTCGCTGGCCGTCGCGCGCCGGCTGCGCGCCGGGTTCATCGGCCTCAACGGCACGGCGGGCTACGGGGCGGACACACCGTTCGGCGGCTACAAGAACAGCGGTGTCGGTCGCCAGAACGGCATGGCCGGATTCGAGCAGTACACCGAGATCAAGTCCGTCGCCTACCCGGCGATATAG
- a CDS encoding SDR family NAD(P)-dependent oxidoreductase translates to MTELRYDGRVAIVTGGGRGVGRSHALLLASKGARVVVADYGVGIDGDGSSAEPATEVVAEIKAAGGESVTCFASVADEAGAAAIVVASQGINQTPLTAEDIAENLGTIMDLSTGQVLEVGSGRPVQEAKQ, encoded by the coding sequence ATGACCGAACTCCGTTACGACGGTCGGGTGGCGATCGTGACAGGCGGGGGCAGGGGCGTCGGCCGTAGTCACGCACTGTTGCTGGCCTCGAAGGGCGCGCGCGTCGTCGTCGCCGACTACGGCGTGGGTATCGACGGTGACGGCTCTTCGGCGGAACCGGCCACCGAGGTGGTTGCGGAGATCAAGGCGGCAGGCGGCGAGTCGGTGACCTGCTTCGCGTCGGTGGCCGACGAGGCCGGCGCCGCCGCGATCGTAGTGGCCTCGCAGGGCATCAACCAGACCCCGTTGACCGCGGAGGACATCGCCGAAAACCTCGGCACGATCATGGATCTCAGCACCGGGCAGGTCTTGGAAGTAGGTTCCGGCCGACCCGTACAGGAGGCGAAACAATGA